The following are encoded in a window of Alosa sapidissima isolate fAloSap1 chromosome 10, fAloSap1.pri, whole genome shotgun sequence genomic DNA:
- the rbfa gene encoding putative ribosome-binding factor A, mitochondrial, which produces MFAQSIKKFVSFRCIARSGVWINIPQTSTNIAVGSQANTFHACNCQLGSNKLMKMLKGERSKKQWYDTPPQKPPGSHSILKLSKKRNPEENSRLRVLNGILFKAISDLLASHEISPELPHLNVEISKVSLSPDYSACRIYWKTCGTSERDAQIQQLLDKSGPRIRYLLTSQQVLGSVPAIVFIRDKQYAALNEIDNLLKAADFGPDEEWIETASVKKSGVKSHSSDHADHQQQPSERKGPVLFGVDHDALLKQIEEYKQQARDPLPLASTAALTQQQLDAVAEFRKHKLIEKKMKKSKKMIDDDITPKAYLLAKHSEQKPLEDLDDDRHEDNQISELMAEDNRRP; this is translated from the exons ATGTTCGCTCAAAGTATCAAAAAGTTTGTTTCTTTTCGATGTATCGCGCGCAGCGGGGTTTGGATCAACATCCCACAGACATCCACCAACATCGCTGTAGGTAGTCAGGCAAACACGTTCCACGCATGTAATTGCCAGTTGGGAAGTAACAAATTGATGAAAATGTTAAAAGGAGAAAG GTCGAAGAAACAGTGGTACGATACTCCGCCTCAG AAGCCACCGGGCAGCCACAGTATCCTTAAACTATCCAAGAAGCGCAACCCAGAAGAGAACTCACGGCTTCGTGTGCTGAATGGCATTCTCTTCAAGGCGATTTCTGACTTGCTGGCTTCGCACGAAATCAGTCCAGAACTACCTCATCTAAATGTGGAGATTTCTAAG GTATCATTGTCTCCTGATTATTCTGCATGTCGGATCTATTGGAAGACTTGTGGCACTTCGGAGAGGGATGCCCAAATTCAACAACTTCTGGATAAAAGTGGCCCTCGTATTAG GTATCTTCTTACATCTCAGCAAGTCCTTGGAAGTGTCCCTGCTATAGTTTTCATCAGGGATAAACAATATGCTGCTCTTAATGAG ATTGATAACCTATTGAAGGCAGCTGACTTTGGTCCAGATGAAGAGTGGATAGAGACAGCCAGTGTGAAGAAGAGTGG GGTTAAGTCACACTCATCGGACCATGctgaccaccagcagcagccctCCGAGAGGAAGGGGCCTGTGCTTTTTGGGGTGGACCACGATGCCCTCCTCAAGCAGATCGAGGAATATAAACAGCAGGCCCGAGACCCCCTCCCTCTGGCCTCTACTGCGGCCCTAACGCAGCAGCAGCTGGACGCTGTCGCAGAGTTCAGGAAGCACAAGCTGATCGAGAAGAAAATGAAGAAATCCAAAAAGATGATCGATGACGACATCACGCCCAAAGCGTATTTGCTGGCTAAACATAGTGAGCAGAAACCGCTGGAGGACTTGGATGATGACCGTCATGAAGATAATCAGATCAGCGAACTCATGGCTGAGGACAATAGGAGGCCTTga